In a genomic window of Helianthus annuus cultivar XRQ/B chromosome 10, HanXRQr2.0-SUNRISE, whole genome shotgun sequence:
- the LOC118482628 gene encoding auxin response factor 19-like, with the protein MHQPLYQQRYANESTQAINKFFFCKTLIASDTSTHGGFSIPRRAAEKIFLQLSIFLYFSIGFSLQSPAQELVARDLHDNVWTFRHIYHGQPKRHLLTTSWSLFVSGKRLFAGDLILFIRDEKQKLLLGIRRANRQPANLSSSVLSSDSMHIGVLAIAAHAAANNSPFTVFYNPR; encoded by the exons ATGCATCAACCACTGTATCAACAGAG ATATGCTAATGAAAGTACACAAGCCataaacaaattttttttttgcaaaactttGATCGCAAGTGATACAAGCACTCATGGAGGATTTTCGATTCCTCGTCGGGCCGCTGAAAAGATCTTCCTACAACTT TcaatttttctttatttttccATAGGATTTTCTTTGCAGTCGCCTGCACAAGAGCTTGTGGCCAGAGATTTACACGACAATGTGTGGACGTTTCGCCATATCTATCATG GTCAACCAAAACGTCACTTGCTTACAACCAGTTGGAGTCTCTTTGTTAGTGGGAAGAGGCTTTTTGCAGGAGACTTGATCTTGTTTATTAG GGATGAAAAACAAAAGCTTCTTTTGGGTATTAGACGAGCTAACAGACAACCAGCAAATTTATCATCATCGGTTTTGTCCAGTGATAGTATGCATATTGGCGTATTAGCTATTGCTGCCCATGCAGCTGCAAACAACAGCCCTTTTACTGTGTTCTATAAT